agtttaggtaaggccttacacttcatcagtttgaatcaacgagggcGCCCAGATGTCTAATTGTTACATATAATGTAAGAGTACAGAATCGCATCTTTACTATATACAAGTCCTACTGAACTTCAGAACCAATCCCAACCAATGCCTTTATGATTGGCAGTTACGCGACATCATTTAACACTGATCAAAGAATAGTCTTTAGTAAACGAAAGTTCTAGTATGTATCTCAGATCAgaggatactaaatgagtataCCTAAATCAAATACATCTTATGACCAtgatccatgaagatgatttgatgcgagttacatccaaCGTCATTCATAATGAGGTTTGTGAGTTTGGAAGTCAACTCCTTGAGTCCAAAGTCAGAATACTCTTAATTCAGAATCGTTCCCACGAATCTGATCGACTACGGATAGTTTAGAATACAAGATTCATGGATTAAACGTACAAAATCGAACACAACTGTAAGATTCAAACTTTGCATTTAACCAGTAAGTCAAATGTGAATTCAAAAGGTACAACTGTTTGAATGTTCAtacatccaaatactaaattAAACAAATGGTTATCCAATCTAAGACCGATAGCTTGTCTAGAGTCATCGGTTTAGAGAACGGGTCTGCTAGGTTTTGATCTGTGTCTATTTTGCTTATTAAGATGTCTCCTCGTTCCAGTATTTCCCGTATATAGTGGAACTTTCTTAGAATGTGCTTAACCCTGTGATCCGGGCTCCTTGGTTTGAGTAATGATTCCTGTGTTATCACAGAATACCTAGATCGGTTTCTGACTACTTGAAACCACATCGAGGTCGTTGATGAACTACTTCATCCAAGCAGTTTCTTCCGCAGCATCTGATGCAACTATACATTCGGATTCGATGGCTGAATCCGCCATTATACTCTGTTTGGAGCTTTTCCAATAGACAGCTCCTTCATTGAGAGTGGATACGAATCCTAGTTGTGAGCGAGAATCATCTCGGTCACTTTGGAAGCCAGCATCAGTGTAACACCTTATAGTGAGCTCCTCTTCCACTCCTCCAAACACCAAGAACATATATTTGGTTCTTCTTAAGTACCTTAGAATGTTCTTTACTGCAGTCCAATGGGCAATGCCAAGACTGTGCTGAAAACGACTTGTCATGCTTAAAGCATACGAGACGTTAAATCTAGTACATAGCATACATGATTGAACCAATCGCTGAAGCATATGGAACTGCTTCCATTTGCTTAGTTTCAATGTCCGTTGAAGGAGATTGCGATTTGTTCAACACGGTTCCTTTAGTCATAGGAACAcctcctttcttggagttttccatcttGAAGTGTGTCAACATTTTGTCTGTGTACGTTCTTTGACTTAGCCCTAGAAGCCGCttagatctatccctatagatcttcaTTCCCAGAATGTAAGtagcttctccaagatctttcattgcgaaGCAAGATCCCAAATAGTGTTTAACTTCGTTAAGCTTAGGGAtgtgaagaaacacggaactaattttggagttaattagtttggtttatgtttctgcCATAAGGGTTAATCTCCTTATAACTTTCTGAACTCCTTAATGATCCGATAATCCTGCAAAaaagaacaccgttagctcgttaagaggggaatatgggggttaccctcttaaccagactccggcgtgagaataagtaactgTTTTGAGGAGATAATAGTGTGTTAAAAGTGAGAGTAGAGAGAATAGAATGAATCAACCTGTGCATGGAggtccctatttatagccggagaggtgtaagaggagttgggctgatgggccttgggccggaaggcgacaactTAGAGGATATGCTCCTTGTCTCACTAGTGTCGACCGTTAGTGTCTTCTAGAAGATATCCGGTGCTGGCGCATCGTGATTGGAGCCGCGTGtcctgttgtcggccttgttgcccctctgccatcagcaggtgAGTGGAGAACGTGGGGCAGTTATCGCCACCCCTTGATTGGTGCTAcataggcgtccttgtgtactctctgtctcctgcacgtcagacgatcgtggagcatGATTGAGCACAGCCTGGAGGACGCTGATTGGCTCTTTTGTTCTGCCACTTGCACCTTCTGAATTGGCCTTGCGCCTTAGCCCTGCGCGACCCTTGTTGAGCACGTAAGTAACCCGCGCAGGATTAtgggtgttgaaggctcttattcaGAATGCTAAGTGTTGGAGTCGGTGTTCTTTCTTGTTTAGACCTCGCACGAGGTTAGTATTTGATGAAGTAGCCCGCGTGAGTCTGAGATTGAATGTCTTGCTAAATCAGAAGTATGGTCCCGCGCGCGACATGTCAGTAGGTCtacgcggctttttgggaccataccccttcaagtccccccagtccagtgctgcaccaagCGCGAagtaagtggttggagctctggacttagaaaaaagAAAAGTGCTAGTTATGAAAAACGCTTGATTGATCTTGGTAGGCGCGCGCGTGTAATTGCTTGTTAGTTACTATGGCGCGGTTACCGGATTTGGCTGATGATGATTCACTGCTTTTGGGTGTAGGTGCGCAGGCTTGAGTAATCATCAGAGTTGCGTGGCCTGAGTAACTTCTGCATGGATTTTGTAGTaattttgggcgggaaaaccctCGAAATTTGAATTCTGACAGGTTGTTGCAAATGTCGTTGatggcgacgtttgagttgactgcTGATATGGCCGTCATCAAGTTGTCTCTGATGGTTCGGCTTTCCGCCAGGCGAGTGAGGCCCACGTGCGCATGGTAACCGTCATTCCGAGAATCCCGCCTTACGTGGCGTCCTCTGATTAGTCACGTGCGCGGTGAATccggcacgtttacccatcgcattaaatgcgatgggtatatatatccgatgAGGGGTGTGAAGATCATTATCTGTTCTTCTGTTTCTATCTTTGCTCTCTATTTCTTCTTCAGGTCTCCAACTCTTTAAACTTTCAATAGCAGATCTTCAAGATCTTTAGCAGATCTTCAAGTTTTCCAGAATATCCGAACTCGCTGATTGAGTATCTATGTCTGAAGAACATCCTCAAGAAGAAAACCCTGGTGAAGAAGGTCCACTACGTGTCTTGAAATGGGACCTAGGTTTGTTCGAACATATCACAAGGGGCttccggtttccaccggagtgggatgcccgATACCCCCGCCAGAATCAGACGGCCGCCGATGCACCGCCGGGGTATATTACCCTCTTTGAGGACTTCTTCCTACAGGGCAACTTCCGGTTGCCGGCGACGAACTTCATGGCCCATATACTTCAGTATTATGGGTTTCATATTTCACAGATGAGTCCACCCGACATGGTTAGGGTGAGGCATTTTGAGTTTTTATGCCGAGCCCATGATATAGAGCCCACAGTGGAGAAATTCCGGGTGTTCTATCAGCTTATCAGGAACATGGGGTTCTATTCCTTCGGTAATCGGGGAGCTGCTAGGAAGATCTTGTTGAATCCACCaaagagtttccatgactggaaacaAAAGTTCTTCTTCATTCGCGAGGAGGTGATGCCGGTTGCAATGACCTTCCGTCCGCCGGATATAATCAAGAAGGAAGAACTGGTAATTCCCAAGAAGGAGGGTTGGTATTTGAAGCTCAATCCTACACCTAATCGAGTTTTCGGTGAAAACGTTCTGGTAGCAGCGCGGATGTGTGATTAGTGGCCAACGGAGAGCAAAGAAGTTCCGATTTTGAAGTTTGAAGATAGAGGTTAGTTACTTCTTCGATCACCTCTCTTTTTTTTGTAATATTTCTGTGCTTAACTTGATGATATCGAGTGTAGAAGCGCATCTTTGGCAAGCTGCCTTCCCCACCTTTGGTGGGTCCATGGGCGTGCGCCCGCTGGAAGCAGGAGAGCAATATTGGTATGAAGAGATTAGGGATCACTTTATGTATCCAGTTGCTGGAGCTTTTGCCAATCCACCTACTTCAACCGAAGGTGCGCATATACCTAACCCCCAGCCTTTGCGTGCTATGACTTCTGCTAGGAAAGAGATTGTCTATCTTTCCGGCGAGGAGTCTGTGGGGTCTTCAAATGGAGAGCTAAGTTCCTGAtctaacatctttgcaggtgtgttgcacAACCTCGGGattgacccagaggagaaaaagaaaaagtcCAAGAAGAAGAAAATCATAACTATCGATGCTGAGGTGACCAGCAAGAAAGGTGGGAGTAGCCGCGCGACTACTGGTGCTGCTGATAAAGGTACTCTACGCTTTCGTCAGAGTAACTTGGAGGATTACGTTATTACCAGTGACTCACTTGAAGGTTTGTCGCATATAGGCGAGAAGAAGACCGGAGCCGCTGGTTCAAAGAGCTcagggagcgcgggttctcggaACCCAGATGCTGGGGCCACTCCGTCTTCCATCGCGCTTGATGAAgaggaggaggaagaagaagaggaacCTGTTGAGAAGTTGGTGAGCAGGAAGAGAAGTAGGGAAGAGACCACAACTGGCACGTCTATTGCGCAGAAGGCTGGTGGAATCCCTTTAATCGGAAAACAGAGCAATCTGCGCTCTCTTTATAAATTTTCTCCTGGTTAGTTTCTTGATTACCTTGATTTCTTTGTTATTACCCCTTTTTAACACTTAGTTTCTGTAGAGGCCAAAAAGAAGACCCGTGAAAAGAAGGGTGTCGTGTTTAAAGATCCCCAAGAGCCAACGCTGAAGAAGACCAAAGTTATAATCAAGCCTTTCAAGACTACTAGGGTAGAGTCTGAGAAGGAGAAAGAGAAGGTTGCTGAGAAGCCAGTTGATAAGGTTGTAGAGAAGGAAAAGGAGAGGGAGAAAAAGAAGGCTTCTGAAAAACCTACTGGTGATGCCAAGGAGACCGGGGCCGCTGCTACAACTGCACATGAAAAAACGCAAAGTCCGGAGGTCGTCCATGTCACGGGGCTTGACCAGCCCTCTTATGAGAAAAGGAAGGAACCTGAGTTTGAGAAGCTGACTAAGCCTGCGCAGGCTGATGCCCCCATTCGGACTATTCAAGTAACTTCTACTACTGGGGGATCAGGTTCTGCTATTCACAAGGAAAAAACCGCTGCTGCAGGTGGCGTGAGCTCTGGTGGCGCTGGGGGGTCTATACCGCAGTCTTCCATCGGCCCTACTGACACTGTGGGTGATATTTATTATAAAACTTACACAGAGGAGGCTCGCGACAATGCTCCTCACCGAGCTCCTTGGGGTTTGAAGCAAAAGGACACTTTCTTGGAGGTCAACCGTCAAAGGGCGCAGACTCACGATGCGCTGTATCATGCTTATGTTGTTGGGGAAGCCAACACTCATGCCGCCAACCACCAGATCGTGCGTGAGTGGCGCACGATGGTTAGAGAGCGGGCTGAGTGGGAAAAATACCATGAGCGCTTATTGAAGCAGGTTAAGGAGTATGAGAAGGCGAAGGCTGCAATTGCCGAAGAAAAGGCAAAGTTTGAGGCTGATAAGAAATCAGAAGAGTGGGGCCGTGAAGGCCTTAGGGGCAAGCTTCGTACCGCTGAAGATCTGTTGGCGAAGGAGCGCGCGGAGTGGAAGAAAATTTGTGAGAAAAACAATCCACGTATGTATGCCGCGCGTTCTAAAATCACAGATCTCGAGGCTCAAGTTACTGAATTGAAAGGGAAGGTTGAGGATGTTCAATCCGATAGAGAACATGTTGAGGTCTGACCATTGTTAACCCTTCTTCCCTTTATGCTTTTTTGCTTGTGAAATTATCTAAGTCTATCTCTCTCTGCAGGCTGAGTTGAAAGCGCAGGTATCCAGTAAGGATAAAGACCTGGCGGCTAAGGATGTTGAGATTGCTGAATTGAAATGTCGTTTGCAAGAGCAAACCGACAAAAGTGAGTCCTTAGAAATCGATCTTGAGGCCAAACGAGTGAAAGCTGCCACTGCTGAGGAGGCCAAGCAGAAAGCTAAGGAGGCGCGAGACATAAGTACATCTGCCCTCAATGTGGCGCAAAACAATTACTCTGAGGCTCAAGGCGTCGTTGACACGCTGGTTGCCGAGGCTGAGTGGATGCGTGGTAGAGGAGTAGTTCTGGTATGGTTCTCATTCTTAACTTAGGCTTTATTTGTTAAAACCTATTTCTTATCCATTGCCTTTGCTGTAGATGGCCAACTCTATCCTAAATGCTGGAGAACTCGATGGAGCTGTTGCTTCTCTCATAGATCCCTCACGTGCGGTtggtgttggtgcatatttgtgacaacagcttagatttggtctttggatatcttgtaattagttaaacgataaacggttagcgggtttagctttgtattagtgagataattgagtttgggctaaactaaacccacattgggtcataggggacgaattgggcttgcccatgtagtaaaccctagcccaaatagtaaaccttgtgttatataaacaaggttaggctttagggtttaggttaatcagttaatcagttaatcagccaaaacagagtttgtgagaatttcgtgagagcattactagcttggacgaaattagggttagggatcttgattgattgtaattcttgtttgatagataatcaataaagatccggtttgattggaattgctgtttctgttttctacacgttttctgcttattctgatcaagaggattccgcactcttgattggaaagacgattctgtgaagatccatacacatcaaggggacctacagttGGTCACCGTGGAGGTTATCTAGAGTGTGCGCAGCATGTTGAAGAGGCAATAGGACAAGAGTTCGATGTTAGTCATTGCTCAGTGACCGATCAGGCTGATGCTGCACTAGCCCGCGCTGAAAAGGCTTATGAACATCTATCACTGCCTGTCATGGATTTGGTTGCAAAGGCACTGGAGCATGACGACTAGTGCCAACGGTTAAAGCAGATTCTCGACCCTCCAGAGACTGTGGAGTTGTCTGATGAAGAACCAGCTAaaaatgatggtgatggtgatggtgatggcgaTGGTAATGGTGATAAGCATGacgatggtgatggtggtgacgGTTATGAGTAGGTAGCATTGACAGGCTTTGTGccttgtaattttatttttaggtGTTAAATGTAACCCATTGCGCGGTCGCGCTTATTTTGAATTGAATCGATGATGGTTTGTTTCTATGTAACTATTGCGCGGTTGTGCTTGTTGAATATGATGTTTATGTTTGCTTTCCCTTTGTCcagttacaattattgcactgttgttagaaactttggttaagttagcgcgaataaatgtaagtgtggcTGTTGTGCGAGTGTAACTGCCCGATCTCGCGCTATGTTTATGGAGGACCTTGGAGGCATAACTCAAGAGCTCGTAATTTACTaaagtgttttcgtgctaatcaaaagtttaacgtGCATTTGTAACGTAGAAGTCATCATGATAAGAGAAAACATAAGGCATATGCTTTCATTAATTAAGAAACAGGCGCTTAGGCCAACATACATCGCATGTAAGTAACATAAAGGGCATTTAGCCAACATAGGAAATTAAGAAAGGTGCGTGGCTAACATGAGTGGATAAAGGCGTAAGGCCGAGAGTAGTTACATATAACACTTGCGCAGTTGTTACGCGTTCCACGTGCGCGGGATGATGTATCCATCCAGAGTGCGCAActtatatgccccctttcctagcACCTCATGTAccaagtatgggccttcccactTGGGTGCTAGCTTTCTGGGGCGTTCAGCATTCGAAGCTTCATTGTCTCTGAAGACATACTCTCCTGGAGTGAAGGTACAAATACGCACTCTTGCATTGTAATACCTCTCCAGCCGtgtcttgtacttggcttctttgATTCGCGCTATTTCGCGCCTTTCTTTGAGTAAGTCCAAGTCAAGACGGTGCACTGCCTCGTTATCGATTGTGTTGACTGCTGTCAAGTGCGGCGAGGGGAGGCCAACTTCAGCTGGGATAACTGCCTCAGAGCCATAAACTAGGCTAAAAGGAGTTTCGCCAGTACTTGTTTTCGCCATGGTTCGATGGGCCCACAGGATGCtcgggagctcatctacccaaCCTCTTCTCTTTGTGCCCAGTCGGGCCTTTATCCCTTCAACGATACTCTTGTTAACGCTTTCGACTTGTCCGTTGCCCTGAGGATGCGCAACAGATGAGAAAGTGTGTTCGATATTCATCTCTTTCATCCACTTTTGAAGGTCTTCAGAAGCAAAATTGGTGCCGTTATCAGTTACAATCTTGAGTGGGAGACCAAACCTGCAAATGATGTGTTCCCAGAtgaacttgcgcaccatcatCGTAGTTGTTGAGGCGAGTGCCTTGGTCTCCACCCATTTTTTGAAATAATCCACGACAACAATTATGAACTTCACAGCTCCCGGAGCTTCGAGGAAAGGTCCCACCATATCAACTCCCCACTGCTGGAATGGCCATGCAGTGGACATAGGAATGAGATCATTTTTCGGGCGCAGGGTTTTCGGAGCGTGCCTTTGACAGGAGTCACATTTGCGCAATTCCTTCAGAGCGTCAACGTGCATCCCTGGCCAATAGTAACCAGCGTTCATTATTTTCGCGACAACCATGCGTGGGCCCGCATGGATGCCGCAAGTGCCTTCATGAATCTCCCTGATCAAGTGATTTGCATCTTGGGGGTCCACACAGCCTAGAAGTGGCCCCAAGAAGGATCTTCGGTACAAGATACCGCCATTCATCTCATAATGCAGGGCCTTGTTTTGTATCTTCCTTGCCTCTGCTTTGTTATCAAGGAGTATTCCTTCTTGCAACTATTGGATTACAGGTGTCATCCAAGATGGTTGCCCTATCTCGATCAC
This genomic stretch from Helianthus annuus cultivar XRQ/B chromosome 8, HanXRQr2.0-SUNRISE, whole genome shotgun sequence harbors:
- the LOC110910556 gene encoding uncharacterized protein LOC110910556, whose product is MISSVEAHLWQAAFPTFGGSMGVRPLEAGEQYWYEEIRDHFMYPVAGAFANPPTSTEGVLHNLGIDPEEKKKKSKKKKIITIDAEVTSKKGGSSRATTGAADKGTLRFRQSNLEDYVITSDSLEGLSHIGEKKTGAAGSKSSGSAGSRNPDAGATPSSIALDEEEEEEEEEPVEKLVSRKRSREETTTGTSIAQKAGGIPLIGKQSNLRSLYKFSPVSVEAKKKTREKKGVVFKDPQEPTLKKTKVIIKPFKTTRVESEKEKEKVAEKPVDKVVEKEKEREKKKASEKPTGDAKETGAAATTAHEKTQSPEVVHVTGLDQPSYEKRKEPEFEKLTKPAQADAPIRTIQVTSTTGGSGSAIHKEKTAAAGGVSSGGAGGSIPQSSIGPTDTVGDIYYKTYTEEARDNAPHRAPWGLKQKDTFLEVNRQRAQTHDALYHAYVVGEANTHAANHQIVREWRTMVRERAEWEKYHERLLKQVKEYEKAKAAIAEEKAKFEADKKSEEWGREGLRGKLRTAEDLLAKERAEWKKICEKNNPRMYAARSKITDLEAQVTELKGKVEDVQSDREHVEAELKAQVSSKDKDLAAKDVEIAELKCRLQEQTDKSESLEIDLEAKRVKAATAEEAKQKAKEARDISTSALNVAQNNYSEAQGVVDTLVAEAEWMRGRGVVLMANSILNAGELDGAVASLIDPSRAILDPPETVELSDEEPAKNDGDGDGDGDGNGDKHDDGDGGDGYE